In Marinitoga sp. 38H-ov, a genomic segment contains:
- a CDS encoding sodium-translocating pyrophosphatase translates to MLYYVMLIPLLALFFAMLNYFSVLKLDEGTVKMKEVAKAIREGANTFINHEYKTVGLYIVFISIILIIITDINVGIAFILGALMSGSAGYIGMKMATHANVRVSNTARNTKDIGKTLKVAFKGGSVMGLSVAGFALFGLIIVYIVFGIWKGQLDKENIIVIKNWLGISYIPFAMTISGYALGCSIIAMFDRVGGGIYTKAADMGADLVGKTELALPEDDARNPATIADNVGDNVGDVAGLGADLLESYIGAIISSVILVLYASFLISRETMEVSYITTFKLSIYPVLFASLGLIGAMIGILYVIIKKSSNNPHKELNISLFSSATITIILTFFLSIYYLGDLPKNDLNLMNFRYGIYSPWLSAIVGIFSGIIIGILAEYYTSDKFTPTKELANFAKGGPAIVISKGMALGMKSVLYPVFMLMFGILLSNYFAGLYGVAMAAMGMLSFVAATVSVDSYGPIADNAGGISEMSNLEEEVRKITDSLDSVGNTTAAIGKGFAIGSAAFAALSLFASYVYSQINPSMKLDLNSFLNINLINPRTIAGALFGAALPYFFSAYLIDAVVNAAEKMVQEVRRQFKEIPGLMEGTAKPDYNRCIKISSDGALKEMKTPALIAVLTPLISGFIFGTDFVGGLLAGTTFSGVMLAIYTANSGGAWDNAKKYIENGNLEGEGKGTDAHKASVVGDTVGDPLKDTVGPSLDILIKIMAVTSLITVSVFKIYHIF, encoded by the coding sequence ATGTTATATTATGTTATGCTAATCCCATTATTAGCACTATTTTTTGCGATGTTAAATTATTTTTCTGTTTTAAAACTCGACGAAGGTACAGTTAAAATGAAGGAAGTTGCTAAAGCTATTAGAGAAGGCGCTAACACTTTTATAAACCATGAGTATAAAACAGTAGGATTATATATTGTTTTTATCTCGATTATACTAATAATTATAACCGATATTAATGTAGGAATTGCATTTATTTTAGGAGCATTAATGAGTGGTAGTGCCGGATACATCGGCATGAAAATGGCTACTCATGCTAATGTAAGAGTTTCTAACACTGCTAGAAATACCAAAGACATTGGTAAAACTTTAAAAGTTGCATTTAAGGGCGGCAGTGTAATGGGACTTTCTGTTGCTGGTTTTGCTTTATTTGGTCTGATAATTGTATATATTGTTTTTGGTATTTGGAAAGGGCAACTCGACAAAGAGAATATTATTGTTATAAAAAATTGGTTAGGAATAAGTTATATTCCATTTGCTATGACCATTTCAGGATATGCGTTAGGTTGTTCTATAATAGCTATGTTTGATAGGGTTGGTGGTGGAATATATACAAAAGCTGCAGATATGGGGGCTGATCTTGTTGGAAAAACAGAATTAGCTTTACCTGAAGATGACGCAAGAAATCCTGCTACTATAGCAGATAATGTTGGAGATAATGTTGGAGACGTCGCTGGTTTGGGAGCTGATTTGTTAGAAAGTTATATAGGAGCGATAATTTCTTCTGTAATTTTAGTATTGTATGCTAGTTTTTTAATTTCTAGAGAAACAATGGAAGTTTCATATATAACAACATTTAAATTATCTATTTATCCAGTTTTATTTGCAAGTTTAGGACTTATAGGAGCTATGATAGGAATATTATATGTAATAATTAAAAAAAGTTCTAATAACCCTCATAAAGAATTAAATATTTCATTATTTTCGTCAGCTACAATTACTATTATTTTGACCTTTTTCTTAAGTATATATTATCTAGGCGATTTACCTAAAAATGATTTAAATTTAATGAATTTTAGATATGGTATATACTCACCATGGCTTTCTGCAATAGTTGGAATTTTTTCTGGTATAATAATAGGTATTTTAGCTGAATATTATACCAGCGATAAATTTACCCCTACTAAAGAACTAGCTAATTTTGCAAAAGGTGGACCAGCTATTGTTATATCAAAAGGAATGGCTTTAGGAATGAAAAGCGTCTTATATCCAGTTTTTATGTTAATGTTTGGAATATTATTATCAAATTATTTTGCTGGATTATATGGAGTTGCTATGGCTGCAATGGGAATGTTATCCTTTGTAGCTGCTACAGTATCTGTTGATTCATATGGTCCAATTGCTGATAATGCAGGCGGTATTAGTGAAATGTCTAATTTGGAAGAAGAAGTTAGAAAAATAACTGATAGCCTTGATTCTGTAGGAAATACTACTGCAGCAATTGGAAAAGGATTTGCTATAGGTTCTGCTGCATTTGCCGCATTATCATTATTTGCATCATATGTTTATTCTCAAATTAACCCATCAATGAAATTAGATTTAAATAGCTTTTTAAATATTAATTTAATTAATCCAAGGACAATTGCTGGTGCTCTTTTTGGAGCGGCTTTACCATATTTCTTTAGTGCATATTTAATTGATGCCGTTGTAAATGCTGCTGAAAAGATGGTACAAGAAGTTAGACGACAATTTAAGGAAATCCCTGGCTTGATGGAAGGAACTGCAAAACCAGATTATAATAGATGTATTAAAATTAGTAGTGACGGTGCATTAAAAGAAATGAAAACACCTGCATTAATTGCTGTTTTAACACCTCTAATATCAGGATTTATTTTTGGAACAGATTTTGTTGGCGGTCTTTTAGCTGGGACAACATTTAGCGGTGTTATGTTAGCTATTTATACAGCAAATTCTGGAGGTGCCTGGGATAACGCAAAAAAATACATTGAAAATGGAAATCTAGAAGGTGAAGGTAAAGGCACAGATGCTCATAAAGCTTCTGTAGTTGGTGATACTGTTGGAGATCCACTAAAAGATACTGTAGGACCTTCATTAGATATATTGATAAAAATTATGGCTGTGACATCTTTAATAACTGTTTCTGTATTTAAAATATATCATATTTTTTAA
- a CDS encoding GGDEF domain-containing protein, translating into MENFEMFIRNTAFGKEYIETINNSTFRVRITESTVFNYNNYKNIIYKLEALKEIGLIIPEMVKYKNGKYYIYSEYWDDVPILDSSLNDEKYYNILFFIFDISDRIVHSSNFNFKYISLEDIFIDKNGNISMLAPIFIPKNDNNIVINNGNNELGLIEALKELSEKLYSLLPNKSKNIEEFLLLLKSKKILCVHDLYEIILKKIKNKNINKHFRYPHFINRDIERNIILNNLGKKHLFIYGPQRSGKTKLIDFMKYKMKELGYFIIYSDHLISEFDKNNINIFDFLNYIDKLKSENENLKLLLIVDDFQDIDIHFKNFIEDLLLKDFDFPFSIILLSHTQPDIRYNNIEYVELKKFNLKDVKILLNVILSSSFLKEYPEIVDIVYNLSDGLPGNIIQLIKDFFDLNIIEFNKEKFFFYPEKIKNKKFKDFVFEKIKTIPENIKNDLKYLSALGYKFSISEIKILEDLLKIDFDYSILYALDNNIILKERENYRFFNLLYQKILHDLLTIDELNKIHNYLCKFSSLNKKIYHLKSTNNYKSAIALIINEMKRSLFEWKNLNFIDYGFNEIKNMTENVPYSAIAIYLSKKYFLNEYSDELKIYLEKLKTHKVYNYIYYLFLKFSDKNKLNKILIEQINDKKTTDYKKALYIYYYLSINFTELTKEKILEFYSLFEKIFLKYSNLKKFKTLNGMLLNILGIKFENDHPEKSIVYYNNSLKISLETNYKRLTQIVYANLAILYKALNSNLSDYYNNKVLDIAKDIGDYYTYNRTLINIAENKLYNGNINEFFNVINLAEKSSKLNNDYNSFLLANDIKNYYFLYSKDYQNLLSNLKRIESYIKNKKYIKEPFNHIKDNILVLKSLFENKKKFNNKYMKIIESDDFLKHLYNLVVYDDEKILYESFLFFKNNPLIYLKEEMINIISSKIAKYSFNKEFETWIYNLINEFKDKKLSLALLYEGLGLFYYEKKESFKSLKFLRKAQKIYDDLLMKNKFNEIGDFLSINFGLPSLKNDNIISNENLISRLIFYEKINDLIIELLKIDSPKHIVEKIGEFLRQSFPLDKILIKVITNNFEVEYNFNYLNENYVEKDLFILNPFIISYISNNNDYKYSIYISNDNIELDILEISNILDNIIVLEDVLYSVLDKITHYEHSISDPLTNAYTRRYMENKLNELYGLYERYNFDFSIILIDLDDFKKINDKYGHQKGDLVLVELVKSLKENLRDFDLICRYGGEEFLIILPNTKIDEAKVIASRLLNKINKDLYISTDLNITCSMGLSSISKIKNEPKIDNLIKEADIALYKAKKSGKNRFEFI; encoded by the coding sequence ATGGAAAATTTTGAAATGTTTATTAGAAATACAGCTTTTGGAAAAGAATATATTGAAACAATAAATAACAGTACTTTCCGTGTTAGAATCACGGAAAGTACTGTATTTAATTATAATAATTATAAAAATATTATATATAAATTAGAAGCATTAAAAGAAATTGGTTTAATTATCCCTGAAATGGTTAAGTATAAAAATGGAAAATATTATATTTATAGTGAATATTGGGATGATGTTCCAATATTAGATTCATCATTAAATGATGAAAAATATTATAATATTTTATTTTTTATTTTTGATATTTCTGATAGAATTGTTCATTCTTCAAACTTTAATTTTAAATACATATCTCTTGAAGATATTTTCATTGATAAAAATGGGAATATAAGTATGCTTGCTCCTATTTTTATACCAAAAAATGATAATAATATTGTAATAAATAATGGAAATAATGAATTAGGTTTAATAGAAGCATTAAAAGAACTGTCTGAAAAATTATATTCATTATTACCAAATAAAAGTAAAAATATTGAAGAATTTTTACTCCTATTAAAATCAAAAAAAATTCTTTGTGTTCACGATTTATATGAAATTATATTAAAAAAAATTAAAAATAAAAACATTAATAAACATTTTAGATATCCTCATTTTATTAATCGTGATATTGAACGTAATATTATTTTAAATAATCTTGGGAAAAAACACTTATTTATATATGGGCCACAACGCTCAGGTAAAACTAAGTTAATAGATTTTATGAAATATAAAATGAAAGAATTAGGATATTTTATAATTTATAGTGATCACTTAATTTCAGAATTTGATAAAAATAATATAAATATATTTGATTTTTTGAATTACATTGATAAATTAAAAAGCGAAAATGAAAATTTAAAACTATTATTAATAGTTGATGATTTTCAAGATATTGATATTCATTTTAAAAATTTCATAGAGGATTTATTACTTAAAGATTTTGATTTCCCTTTTTCAATTATTTTATTATCACATACACAACCAGATATTAGATATAACAATATTGAATATGTAGAACTTAAAAAATTTAATCTAAAAGATGTAAAAATTCTATTAAATGTTATTCTATCATCATCCTTTTTAAAAGAATATCCTGAAATAGTTGACATTGTATATAATTTATCTGATGGTCTTCCAGGGAATATAATACAATTAATTAAAGATTTCTTTGATTTAAATATTATTGAGTTTAATAAAGAGAAATTCTTCTTTTATCCAGAAAAAATTAAAAATAAAAAGTTTAAAGATTTTGTATTTGAAAAGATTAAAACTATTCCTGAAAATATAAAAAATGATTTAAAATATTTATCAGCTTTAGGGTATAAATTTAGCATTTCAGAAATTAAAATATTAGAAGACCTTTTAAAAATAGATTTTGATTATTCTATATTATATGCTTTGGATAACAACATAATATTAAAAGAAAGAGAAAACTATAGATTTTTTAATTTATTATATCAAAAAATACTCCATGATTTATTAACTATCGATGAATTAAATAAAATACATAATTACTTATGCAAATTCTCATCCTTAAATAAAAAAATATATCATCTAAAAAGCACTAATAACTATAAGTCTGCCATTGCACTAATAATTAATGAAATGAAAAGATCATTATTTGAATGGAAGAATTTAAACTTTATTGATTATGGATTTAATGAGATTAAAAACATGACTGAAAATGTACCGTATTCAGCTATTGCTATTTACCTATCAAAAAAATATTTTTTAAACGAATATAGTGACGAATTAAAAATATATTTAGAAAAACTTAAAACACACAAAGTTTATAATTATATTTATTACTTATTTTTAAAATTTTCTGATAAAAATAAGTTAAACAAAATTTTAATCGAACAAATTAATGATAAAAAAACAACTGATTATAAAAAAGCTTTATATATTTATTACTATTTAAGTATTAACTTTACAGAGCTTACTAAAGAAAAAATTTTAGAATTTTATTCGCTATTTGAAAAAATATTTTTAAAATATTCAAATCTTAAAAAATTTAAAACACTAAATGGAATGTTATTAAATATATTAGGTATTAAATTTGAAAATGATCATCCAGAAAAGTCTATTGTGTATTATAATAATTCCTTAAAGATTTCGTTAGAAACTAATTATAAAAGATTAACTCAAATAGTCTATGCTAATTTAGCTATACTATATAAAGCCTTAAACTCTAATCTTTCTGATTATTATAATAATAAAGTTCTTGATATTGCAAAAGATATTGGGGATTATTATACATATAATAGAACTTTAATAAATATTGCAGAAAACAAATTATATAATGGCAATATAAATGAATTTTTCAATGTAATTAACTTAGCAGAAAAATCTTCTAAGTTAAACAATGATTATAATAGTTTCCTTTTGGCAAATGATATAAAAAACTATTATTTTTTATACTCTAAAGATTATCAAAATCTATTAAGCAATTTAAAGAGAATAGAATCATATATTAAGAATAAAAAATATATTAAAGAACCATTTAATCATATCAAAGATAATATTTTAGTTTTAAAGTCTTTATTTGAAAATAAAAAAAAGTTCAATAATAAATATATGAAAATTATTGAAAGCGATGATTTTTTAAAACATTTATATAATTTAGTTGTATATGATGATGAAAAAATTTTGTATGAGTCATTCTTATTTTTCAAAAATAATCCTCTCATTTACCTTAAAGAAGAAATGATTAACATTATTTCTTCGAAGATTGCAAAATATTCATTTAATAAAGAATTTGAAACATGGATATATAATTTAATTAATGAATTCAAAGATAAAAAGCTATCATTAGCTTTATTATATGAAGGTTTAGGATTATTTTATTATGAAAAAAAGGAAAGTTTTAAATCTTTAAAATTCCTTAGAAAAGCTCAAAAAATATATGATGACCTTTTAATGAAAAATAAATTTAATGAAATAGGAGATTTTTTATCAATTAATTTTGGTTTACCTTCATTAAAAAATGATAATATAATATCGAATGAAAATTTAATTTCTAGATTAATTTTTTATGAAAAAATAAATGATTTAATTATTGAGTTACTTAAAATTGACTCTCCTAAACATATAGTAGAAAAAATAGGAGAATTTCTAAGACAATCATTCCCATTAGATAAAATATTAATTAAAGTTATAACAAATAATTTTGAAGTCGAATATAATTTTAACTATTTAAATGAAAATTATGTTGAAAAAGATTTGTTTATTTTAAACCCGTTTATAATATCTTATATTTCTAATAATAATGATTATAAGTATTCTATTTATATATCTAATGATAATATTGAATTAGATATTTTAGAAATATCTAATATATTAGATAATATAATAGTTCTAGAAGATGTTTTATACTCAGTTTTAGATAAAATTACTCATTACGAACATAGTATTTCTGATCCTTTAACTAACGCTTATACAAGAAGATATATGGAAAATAAGTTAAATGAATTATATGGATTATATGAAAGATATAACTTTGATTTTTCCATTATCTTAATAGATTTAGATGACTTTAAAAAAATAAATGATAAATATGGTCATCAAAAAGGGGATTTAGTTTTGGTAGAATTAGTAAAATCTTTAAAGGAAAATCTAAGGGATTTTGATTTAATATGTCGATATGGCGGAGAGGAATTTTTAATTATTCTTCCAAATACAAAAATTGATGAAGCAAAAGTTATAGCGTCTAGATTGTTAAACAAAATTAATAAAGATTTATATATTTCAACTGATCTCAATATAACCTGTAGCATGGGATTGTCTTCAATATCAAAAATTAAAAACGAACCTAAAATTGATAATTTAATAAAAGAAGCTGACATAGCATTATATAAAGCAAAAAAATCAGGTAAAAATAGATTTGAGTTTATTTGA
- the fliD gene encoding flagellar filament capping protein FliD — translation MSENSYLGSFQFGGISSGLDTSAIVDQLMSIERKPLERLQSDFETLQLKQKAWEEVDSKLSDFWDFLATFKLKNNLIPKNVEVSDENVLTATASASTSNVSFKAKINSLSSSTSLTPNNTLGNIPDLTTQFYNLNGRTNPVAGTFTIKALDSSGNVIENFNFSFSGTDTIQDIIDKINTSTNFTASLNNGKLKIEDKTGNVNNILLGDSSDTSNFIDVFNLNGANYNGTYIESTVHAGAVSKSTTLSDISSDISSGIIRINGTEITVSSTDSISSLIARINSSNANVVVWYDENEDKLMIRNKDGGPQSITIEDGDSSGGNLTNVLDDLSWIDSTGNYLGTITPGTAANVEFDFDGDGVADLTKTTWGNTVEYNGITLNLKSISTNWVDVQVTQDTEATYEKISEFVDKYNEIIGYIYDKLNEEAVEANTGETLSEEDKLKGVLKGDSNLEDIFYKLRDIAYGVVSWTSDIDANYNSLYQIGITSGDAGGTYQNTMKGILSINEDKLKEAIQNNAEEIWKLFAYEDDNNKGIAIKFKDYIWETTKFGGTIDQISSTTGTIGLEMRDIAKRMTSLIDQLQRKEAYYWQKFSAMEQSISNIQQQGSWIASAFSK, via the coding sequence ATGAGTGAAAATAGTTATCTTGGATCCTTTCAATTTGGAGGGATCTCAAGTGGTTTGGATACATCTGCAATAGTTGACCAATTGATGTCTATAGAAAGAAAACCCCTAGAAAGATTACAAAGTGATTTTGAAACATTACAATTAAAGCAAAAAGCTTGGGAAGAAGTTGATAGTAAATTAAGCGATTTTTGGGATTTTTTAGCTACTTTTAAATTAAAAAATAACTTAATTCCTAAAAATGTTGAAGTAAGTGATGAAAATGTATTAACAGCTACCGCTTCTGCTTCAACAAGTAATGTTAGTTTTAAAGCAAAAATAAATTCTTTATCTTCTTCTACATCATTAACACCTAATAATACATTGGGTAATATTCCGGATTTAACAACACAGTTTTATAATTTAAACGGAAGAACTAACCCTGTAGCTGGAACCTTTACTATTAAAGCTTTAGATTCAAGTGGAAACGTTATTGAAAATTTTAACTTTTCTTTTTCAGGAACTGATACAATACAAGATATAATAGATAAAATAAATACTTCAACTAATTTTACAGCTTCCTTAAATAACGGGAAGTTAAAAATAGAAGATAAAACAGGAAATGTTAATAATATATTGCTTGGAGATTCCTCAGATACAAGTAATTTTATTGATGTTTTTAATCTAAATGGTGCAAATTATAATGGAACTTATATAGAAAGTACGGTTCATGCTGGAGCAGTAAGTAAATCAACAACATTATCTGATATTAGTTCTGATATCTCTTCTGGAATTATAAGAATAAATGGAACCGAAATTACCGTAAGTTCTACTGATTCTATAAGTTCTTTAATTGCTAGAATAAATTCTTCTAATGCTAATGTTGTTGTTTGGTATGATGAAAATGAAGATAAATTAATGATTAGAAATAAAGATGGCGGTCCTCAATCTATTACAATAGAGGACGGAGACTCTTCTGGTGGTAATTTAACAAATGTACTTGATGATTTATCTTGGATAGATTCAACAGGTAATTATTTAGGCACTATAACTCCTGGTACTGCCGCTAATGTCGAGTTTGATTTTGATGGAGATGGTGTTGCTGATTTAACAAAAACTACATGGGGAAATACCGTTGAATACAATGGAATTACATTAAATTTAAAATCTATTTCAACAAATTGGGTTGATGTTCAAGTTACTCAAGATACTGAAGCTACTTATGAAAAAATTAGCGAATTTGTTGATAAATATAATGAAATAATTGGATATATATATGACAAACTTAATGAAGAAGCTGTTGAAGCAAATACGGGTGAAACTCTATCAGAAGAAGATAAATTAAAAGGTGTTTTAAAAGGAGATAGCAACTTAGAAGATATATTTTATAAATTAAGGGATATTGCATACGGGGTAGTTTCTTGGACATCTGATATCGATGCAAATTATAATTCCTTATATCAAATAGGTATTACTTCTGGTGATGCCGGCGGAACTTATCAAAATACTATGAAAGGTATCTTATCAATTAACGAAGATAAACTTAAAGAGGCTATACAAAATAATGCAGAAGAAATCTGGAAATTATTTGCATACGAAGATGATAATAATAAAGGTATTGCCATAAAATTCAAGGATTATATATGGGAAACTACAAAATTCGGAGGAACTATTGACCAAATTTCTAGCACTACTGGTACTATTGGTCTTGAAATGAGAGATATAGCTAAAAGAATGACATCTTTAATCGATCAACTCCAACGAAAAGAAGCATATTATTGGCAAAAATTTTCAGCTATGGAACAATCTATATCTAATATTCAGCAACAAGGTTCTTGGATAGCAAGTGCTTTCTCAAAATAA
- a CDS encoding flagellar protein FlaG, giving the protein MGDLNRINNDFTNFLDSLSKDISIKTTKNIKETNYYEKNNKEDIDGQKLSKVIEEKLNNLKEIFKGEVKFEVDNDIDMIIVKIVDKDSKKIIRQIPSETAVKMAEMLDKLEGIFLDTRA; this is encoded by the coding sequence ATGGGTGACTTGAATAGAATAAATAATGATTTTACAAATTTTTTAGATTCTTTAAGTAAAGATATTTCAATTAAAACTACTAAAAATATTAAGGAAACGAATTATTATGAAAAGAATAATAAAGAAGATATTGATGGACAAAAATTATCTAAGGTTATAGAAGAAAAATTGAATAATCTCAAAGAAATATTTAAAGGCGAAGTAAAATTTGAAGTAGATAATGATATTGATATGATCATAGTAAAAATAGTTGATAAAGATTCAAAAAAAATTATTAGACAAATCCCTTCAGAAACAGCTGTGAAAATGGCTGAAATGTTAGATAAATTAGAAGGTATTTTTCTTGACACTCGCGCATAG
- a CDS encoding YfbR-like 5'-deoxynucleotidase yields MGLGKSIYNLTNLFTIFRWNNRPALLRFTEADNVYHSLLLTLVSIEYLNRKGQKFSITKNIKAKIYKELPKIILSDVSLDTKNRIVQKDNKIWDEVIEKSYNELKEQKIIDFFKSEYDKEFEKYANFIDLMVSLKEIEINSRIYPEYFNIPKEETEKKLRLIRLELPYINELESILSYVLKASTRMTTMYRWNKNHRNIKSSVSSHTFMVVSSSIIFYHLNNNSDEKLLEDIIIASILHDFPESFTGDVITPTKKKVKGLENIISSIEEEMIEEWFKNDNDTAIIFNTFKNHMINPFDDEYGKYVRSSDIFNAMLECAIEISSGNSQTIFREAFFNMKKELKKYDFDFLYDLIDEIEKITFFN; encoded by the coding sequence ATGGGTTTAGGTAAAAGTATCTACAACTTAACAAATTTATTTACTATTTTTAGGTGGAATAACAGACCGGCTTTATTAAGATTTACAGAAGCCGATAATGTATATCATAGTTTACTTTTAACGTTAGTTTCTATTGAATATTTAAATAGAAAAGGACAAAAATTTTCTATTACTAAAAACATTAAAGCTAAGATTTATAAAGAACTTCCAAAGATTATTCTATCCGACGTATCTTTGGATACAAAAAATAGGATTGTTCAAAAAGATAATAAAATTTGGGATGAAGTTATTGAAAAAAGTTATAACGAACTTAAAGAACAAAAAATTATTGATTTCTTTAAATCTGAATATGACAAGGAATTTGAAAAATATGCTAATTTTATTGATTTAATGGTTTCTTTAAAAGAAATTGAAATAAATAGCAGAATATATCCTGAATATTTTAATATACCTAAAGAAGAAACTGAAAAAAAATTAAGATTAATAAGGCTTGAATTACCTTATATTAATGAATTAGAAAGTATTTTAAGTTATGTTTTAAAAGCTTCTACAAGAATGACTACTATGTATAGATGGAACAAAAATCATAGGAATATAAAAAGCTCAGTTTCTTCTCATACTTTTATGGTTGTATCATCATCCATTATTTTTTATCATTTAAACAATAATTCTGATGAAAAATTATTAGAAGATATAATAATTGCAAGTATTTTACATGATTTTCCTGAATCCTTTACTGGAGATGTTATAACTCCTACTAAGAAAAAAGTTAAAGGATTAGAAAATATAATCTCTTCAATTGAAGAAGAAATGATTGAAGAATGGTTTAAAAATGATAATGATACTGCTATAATATTTAACACTTTTAAAAATCATATGATTAATCCTTTTGATGATGAATATGGAAAATATGTTAGATCATCTGATATATTTAATGCAATGCTTGAATGCGCTATTGAAATAAGTTCTGGAAATTCACAAACTATTTTTAGAGAAGCATTTTTTAATATGAAAAAAGAATTAAAAAAATATGACTTTGATTTCTTATATGATTTAATTGATGAAATAGAAAAAATTACATTTTTTAATTAA
- a CDS encoding PHP domain-containing protein, with product MLLDLHTHSSYSDGTLSPKQLIKKAKNLGVKLFSIADHDTIKGQFEALEFAKKINLNYIPAVEINAEFPTLMDILGYNIDINNDYLNFFLENIYNKRIERNKLMIELLKKEGFKIDIEDLEGVSLYTIGRPHIARILLKKGYGTSISQIIEDYLTRGKRCYIERFKFSPKKTIKAIKKAGGLAVLAHPKKLRISNNQLESLIKELKDYGLDGIECFHYSSDPHYTNYLIELARKNGLLITAGSDFHGSNKPFVSLGVYVEDFVIQDTINYFVTNYFN from the coding sequence ATGTTATTAGATTTACACACCCATAGCTCTTATTCTGATGGTACATTATCTCCTAAACAATTAATAAAAAAAGCAAAAAATTTAGGAGTAAAATTATTTTCAATTGCTGATCACGATACAATAAAAGGACAATTTGAAGCTTTAGAATTTGCTAAAAAAATAAATTTGAATTATATTCCTGCTGTAGAAATAAATGCGGAATTTCCTACATTAATGGATATATTAGGATATAATATAGATATTAATAACGATTATTTAAACTTTTTTTTAGAAAACATATATAACAAAAGAATTGAAAGAAATAAATTAATGATTGAATTGTTAAAAAAAGAAGGATTTAAAATTGATATTGAGGATTTAGAAGGAGTTTCATTATATACAATAGGAAGACCACATATTGCTAGAATTCTATTAAAAAAGGGTTATGGAACATCTATAAGTCAAATTATAGAAGATTATTTAACTAGAGGAAAAAGATGTTATATAGAAAGATTTAAATTTTCCCCTAAAAAAACAATTAAAGCTATTAAAAAAGCTGGTGGATTAGCCGTGCTTGCGCATCCAAAAAAACTTAGAATTTCAAACAATCAATTAGAATCTTTAATTAAAGAATTAAAAGATTATGGTTTAGATGGAATAGAATGTTTCCATTATTCCAGTGACCCTCATTATACTAATTATTTAATAGAATTAGCAAGAAAAAATGGTTTGTTAATAACCGCCGGAAGTGATTTTCATGGATCAAACAAACCTTTTGTTTCCTTGGGAGTATATGTTGAAGATTTTGTAATCCAAGATACTATTAACTATTTTGTAACAAATTATTTTAATTAA